In Thermococcus stetteri, a genomic segment contains:
- a CDS encoding PadR family transcriptional regulator: protein MEKKADVERRIIKSLFTVPLKDIILVIVGLKGEAHGYEILKELEKLAIGLWKPSHSNLYTILNKMVDEGLLEPREEYRGRVRRVKYSLTDKGWEYLKTSNNLTLRILYTAIEYHEAIKKKLEGVGKRRQMHRETVMEYLELLKRIRDILDEEISTIEMELKDTSS, encoded by the coding sequence ATGGAAAAGAAAGCGGACGTTGAAAGGAGAATAATAAAGAGCCTCTTTACTGTGCCCCTAAAGGACATCATTCTAGTCATCGTCGGCCTTAAGGGAGAAGCCCACGGCTATGAGATCCTGAAGGAGCTTGAAAAGCTGGCCATCGGCCTCTGGAAGCCCAGCCACAGCAACCTCTACACGATTCTGAACAAGATGGTTGATGAGGGCCTGCTGGAGCCGAGGGAAGAGTACCGTGGAAGGGTGAGGCGCGTTAAGTACAGCCTGACCGACAAGGGGTGGGAGTACCTCAAGACTTCAAACAACCTGACGCTGAGGATACTCTACACTGCCATCGAGTACCATGAGGCTATAAAGAAAAAGCTTGAGGGGGTCGGAAAGAGGAGACAGATGCACAGAGAAACCGTCATGGAGTATCTGGAGCTCCTGAAGAGGATAAGGGACATCCTCGATGAGGAGATATCAACAATAGAAATGGAGCTCAAGGATACCTCCTCATAG